A segment of the Bacteriovorax sp. Seq25_V genome:
GCACTTGGTGGTAATCCCTTTTTCAGTGCAGAGTAGAGAACTGAAGCCTCAGGTAGCTCATAACCATAGAAATTTTGCTTCTCTTTTGCTTGCTCGGTAAAGCGCGCTCTTTGCTCTGATTCATCTGTTAATTCATTAAAGCAGTTACAAAGTTCAACACCACGAGAATAGATTTCAAATCTCTCACATACTCGAGGGTCAGATTCTTTTATGGTTGAAAGAGCCTTTAGTGGTGCAGGAAATTCATAGAGAAGTAAGAAGTCATACTCAACAAACTTAGGCTCAACTTCGTTTAGCATTAATAAGAAAAAGAGATCGTCCCATGTTAGTTGTTCTCTGGCGGCGAGATGAATTGTTTTGAATTCATTTTTAATAAGCTCATACAGATCGTCTTTGTTGAGATAGTCTAGGATATTAACTCCAACATACCTTTTAAAAGCTTGCGCCACTGTCATACGAGTGAATTTTACTTTTTCAAAATTTGTTGGAACTTGTTTACTTTTTAAAGAGTTGAGACAGTAAGAGAAGAGCTCTTCACAATCTTGCATGATCTGCTCATAGCGCTCATTACTTCGATACCATTCGAGCATTAAGAATTGTTTTCGGTGAGTGGTACTATCTGGCTCATCACGAAAGGCATAGCTTAGAGTGAAGATATTTTCGTAGCCTTCACTCAGAAGAGATTTCATATGGAACTCAGGGGAAGTATGAAGGTATAGATCTCTGTTTTGCTTTGCGTGAATACTGTGGAGTTGAAAAGGGTGAATATGGGTCTCCATGCCTGGATTTGTTACAACGGGAGGAGTGATTACTTCAAGAAAACTCTTCGAATTAAAATATTCTTTGATTGAATTTTGTATGATAAAAAGTGGCTCATATTTTTTCATAAGATAACTCGTACTTAACGCTTTGCGCTCTTTGTTTTTGTAGTTGAATATGACATAACAAGAGAAAATTTAAAAGGGTAAATAATGGTTGAATTGATTTCTACACTACAATCTTGGGTTGATGAAGCAGGACTTCATCTTGTGGTAACTGATACACATGCTTACGCTGCAATAGCTTTAATTGGATTAGTATTTCTTGCTGGTCTTTATTTAATTTTTAGAACCTCTTCAACTGATGTTGAAAAACAAATTGAGGAAGTGACTGAAGCTGTAAAAGCAGAAGTTTCAGCTCATGCCGAGATTGTTGACGTTGAAGAGTCACTTGATGCTCCGGCTCCAGTAGAGCTGAAAGAAGAAAAAGCACCTGAGCCACTGAAGACGCCAAAGCTTTCATGGAAAGACAGACTTGCGAAAGGGCTTAGTCAGTCTCGTACTGATGTTTGGGGGAAACTTGGCTCTCTTTTTGGGAAGGGAACAATTTCTGAAGATATCTTAGATGAGATTGAAGAAATTCTTTATGGAGCAGACCTCGGTCCAACAGTAACTTCTGAGCTAATTGAGGCCATTGAAAAAGAAGTTAAAAAAGGCGAGATGCAAGAATCTGATTTTAAGAATTTCATTAAAAAGTTTTTAACGGAACAGATGGGATCTATTCAAGAAAGTATTAATTCGGACCTATTTGAGTTCAATCCAGCGGATAAGAAACTCAAGGTTATTATGATCGTTGGCGTTAATGGTGCAGGGAAGACGACGACAATTGGAAAGCTTGCGACAAAACTTACAGCGCAAGGAGCAAAAGTTGTTGTTGGTGCTTGTGATACTTTTAGGGCCGCAGCGGTTGATCAGCTACAAGTTTGGTGTGACCGAGCAAATGCAACAATGATTCGAGCTAAAGAGGGAGCTAATCCAAGTGGTGTGGGTTACGATGCACTGCAGACGGCAATGAATGAGGAAGCAAATTACTGTATCCTCGACACAGCGGGCAGACTTCATACTGCTGGAAATCTAATGGAAGAGCTAACAAAGAGTAAGAATGTTCTTAAAAAGCTAGATGACTCAGCGCCTCACCATACTTTATTGGTTATTGATGCGATTACTGGACAGAATGCTTTAAGACAGGCCGAGGAATTTAATAAGGCACTAAACTTAACTGGTCTAATTTTTACTAAATGTGACGGATCTTCAAAAGCGGGGAGTGCGGTATCTATCGTTAAAAATCTCCAAGTTCCTATAACTTATATAGGAGTGGGTGAAAATGTTGAAGATTTAAACCAGTTCACCCTGGATGAGTACCTTGACGCTCTCGTTGGGAATTAAAAGCTCAATTGATACGTTGACGGTAGTAGTGCATAATATTAGAATCTTTATAGGACGGATATAAAGATGGAAGTTAAAGAATTTAATATTTTAGGGCACAGTATAAGACTTAAGGAAGTCGAAGACGAGACAGCTGTTTCACCAGATGAAATTGTTTCTTATGTAAACAATGAAGCTATAAAAATGAAGCAGGGAAACCCTAATCTAAAAGATTCACAAATCGCAGTGTTACTTGCGCTAAAATATGCGACTGATAAAGTAACACTCGAGAGAGAATATAAAGAAAGTATTACTGAGTTTGAAAAAATGGCTGAGGATGCTTTCAGGTTGATTGAGGAAGTAACACCATCGACTCACTGATGAAAACAAAAAGTGAGCTTCGAAAAGAGTGTAGAGAAATATTAAAAGAGCTCAGTAAAAATCAGGCGCTTTTAAGTTCTAAATCTCAAGAAATTACAGACCAAATATATTCACTACTTCTATCTAATAAAATTATCCACCTAAATTTAGGAGCTTATTATCCACTTGATGATGAGCCAGAGATTACAGATCTCTTTGTAAACAAAAACCTTGGAAGAATATCTTTTCCAAGTTTTGGTGAAGACACTGGCATGGTTTTTAAAATTGGCCAAGGTCATGAACTGAAGAAAAAAGAAATGTTTGGCCGAAGTTTTTTCGTACCAAGCGAAGATAGTGAGGAAGTGGTTCCTGAAATTCTATTGATACCTGGTTTGGCTTTTAGCAGAGACGGAGCAAGGTTAGGTAGAGGGAAAGGTTACTATGATCGTTATCTTGAAAATAAAAATTTGATAAAAATCGGCATCTGCTTTCATGAGCAATTAGTAGATGAGGTCCCAATGGAAGAGACAGACGTGAAAATGGACTTCGTCATAACTGATAAATTGCAATTGAAAGTTGAGAATAGAAAATAGGGAGAAAGAATGAATACTGAAGTAATACTGGCTTCTGTGCTTTTTCTGATCGTTGGTGTAATCGCAGGATTCGTTGTACGAGCA
Coding sequences within it:
- the zapA gene encoding cell division protein ZapA produces the protein MEVKEFNILGHSIRLKEVEDETAVSPDEIVSYVNNEAIKMKQGNPNLKDSQIAVLLALKYATDKVTLEREYKESITEFEKMAEDAFRLIEEVTPSTH
- the ftsY gene encoding signal recognition particle-docking protein FtsY; its protein translation is MVELISTLQSWVDEAGLHLVVTDTHAYAAIALIGLVFLAGLYLIFRTSSTDVEKQIEEVTEAVKAEVSAHAEIVDVEESLDAPAPVELKEEKAPEPLKTPKLSWKDRLAKGLSQSRTDVWGKLGSLFGKGTISEDILDEIEEILYGADLGPTVTSELIEAIEKEVKKGEMQESDFKNFIKKFLTEQMGSIQESINSDLFEFNPADKKLKVIMIVGVNGAGKTTTIGKLATKLTAQGAKVVVGACDTFRAAAVDQLQVWCDRANATMIRAKEGANPSGVGYDALQTAMNEEANYCILDTAGRLHTAGNLMEELTKSKNVLKKLDDSAPHHTLLVIDAITGQNALRQAEEFNKALNLTGLIFTKCDGSSKAGSAVSIVKNLQVPITYIGVGENVEDLNQFTLDEYLDALVGN
- a CDS encoding 5-formyltetrahydrofolate cyclo-ligase, with the translated sequence MKTKSELRKECREILKELSKNQALLSSKSQEITDQIYSLLLSNKIIHLNLGAYYPLDDEPEITDLFVNKNLGRISFPSFGEDTGMVFKIGQGHELKKKEMFGRSFFVPSEDSEEVVPEILLIPGLAFSRDGARLGRGKGYYDRYLENKNLIKIGICFHEQLVDEVPMEETDVKMDFVITDKLQLKVENRK
- the epmA gene encoding EF-P lysine aminoacylase EpmA — protein: MKKYEPLFIIQNSIKEYFNSKSFLEVITPPVVTNPGMETHIHPFQLHSIHAKQNRDLYLHTSPEFHMKSLLSEGYENIFTLSYAFRDEPDSTTHRKQFLMLEWYRSNERYEQIMQDCEELFSYCLNSLKSKQVPTNFEKVKFTRMTVAQAFKRYVGVNILDYLNKDDLYELIKNEFKTIHLAAREQLTWDDLFFLLMLNEVEPKFVEYDFLLLYEFPAPLKALSTIKESDPRVCERFEIYSRGVELCNCFNELTDESEQRARFTEQAKEKQNFYGYELPEASVLYSALKKGLPPSAGIALGVERLLMSLAKISNPFWD